In one Leptospiraceae bacterium genomic region, the following are encoded:
- a CDS encoding DUF1577 domain-containing protein has protein sequence MESSLERKQREWISTSDRDEIHVRVLEHDFKTDAFCIVNDEDISVRLKKYNDDGYLVFEAPKDISLFLKKELLVYKLEPMYMELKSEILGIRDNLIACKPLLFKEVDKPRRFPRYENSRDIAYANNIVFSRSLEDMKKALGVVMAVLIEEANSDLKHKYSEEVKVASLLGPLPGYEEEILKMDKKPIIILDTLKMESSKELDCSDLKQHLEEDFQLEKRKAFYHKEKIHSFIYYPITIEMEEGSLVIAYCYADSREGNEINIQKLIPEFDTIKETILKKVHDYQVERIKKKQAILNFCEGGALFEFTQLSVISSLNSKPIFTTDIIFKNQPKIRLTMRACHVFEEENTVLVGAEVVGTSTDEKYLDRYRKFVKAFKK, from the coding sequence ATGGAAAGTTCCTTAGAACGAAAGCAACGGGAATGGATCTCAACCAGCGACAGGGATGAGATCCATGTCCGAGTCCTCGAACACGATTTTAAAACGGATGCATTTTGTATTGTAAACGACGAAGACATTTCGGTTCGTTTAAAAAAATATAATGATGATGGCTACCTTGTCTTTGAAGCTCCGAAGGACATTTCTCTTTTTTTAAAGAAAGAGTTATTAGTCTATAAGTTAGAACCTATGTACATGGAGCTTAAGTCGGAAATTTTAGGTATCCGGGACAATCTCATTGCCTGCAAACCTCTTTTGTTTAAGGAAGTAGATAAGCCGAGACGTTTCCCCCGCTATGAGAATTCGAGAGATATAGCTTATGCCAATAATATCGTGTTTTCTCGTTCTTTAGAAGACATGAAAAAAGCTCTGGGCGTAGTGATGGCGGTCTTAATAGAGGAAGCTAACTCGGACTTAAAGCATAAGTACAGCGAAGAAGTCAAGGTAGCGAGTCTTCTGGGCCCCCTTCCCGGTTATGAAGAAGAAATCCTGAAAATGGATAAAAAACCTATCATAATCCTCGATACCTTAAAGATGGAGTCTTCTAAAGAATTGGATTGCAGTGATTTAAAGCAACACCTCGAAGAGGACTTCCAACTTGAGAAAAGAAAGGCTTTTTATCACAAGGAAAAAATTCACTCTTTCATTTATTACCCGATTACCATCGAAATGGAAGAGGGTTCCCTGGTTATTGCCTATTGCTATGCCGATTCGAGAGAAGGAAATGAGATCAATATCCAGAAACTTATCCCGGAATTTGATACTATCAAAGAAACCATCTTAAAAAAAGTTCATGACTACCAGGTCGAAAGAATTAAGAAAAAACAGGCCATTTTGAACTTCTGTGAGGGAGGAGCTCTATTTGAATTTACCCAGCTCAGTGTAATTTCTTCTTTGAACTCCAAGCCCATCTTTACAACCGATATTATTTTTAAAAATCAGCCCAAAATACGACTTACGATGAGAGCCTGTCATGTCTTCGAAGAGGAAAATACTGTGCTGGTTGGAGCAGAAGTAGTTGGCACGAGCACCGATGAAAAATATTTGGATAGGTATAGAAAATTTGTGAAGGCATTTAAAAAGTAA
- a CDS encoding histidine--tRNA ligase — MEPKKQKLSTANYKGTRDFYPEDMDFRNWMFSVMRQVVESYGYRQYDAPLLESFELYAAKTGEEIVERQLYDFIDKGDRHVAIRPEMTPSLARMVAARCKELPRPIRWFSLPNLWRYEAPGHGRLREHWQLNVDVFGENSFRAELEIIQLACDILFAFGAPKGSFRVKISHRRILSDFFEKELGLQEEKSQPLAKLLDKKNKLKAEEFDAELLKILDKPEEQKAKIERYLLADTKTINEFKGISAETLKELQELFSTLDALGLSEIVDFDPSIIRGFDYYTGFIFEIFDTDPKNRRSLYGGGRYDNLIGLFSKEELSGIGFGLGDVTLENFLRSHKLVPDLNRFKTVFIPLLDEKTFLDTIKLASSLRKAGIQTETMLNPGIKLGKQFGIAEKKGYKYILILGEDEIRQGKVQCKDLEKGEQNEYSMSEIVSVLQDKLKL, encoded by the coding sequence TTGGAACCAAAAAAGCAAAAACTCTCCACAGCAAATTATAAAGGCACCCGGGACTTCTACCCGGAAGACATGGACTTCCGTAACTGGATGTTCTCCGTAATGAGACAGGTCGTAGAATCCTATGGATACCGCCAGTACGACGCCCCCCTGCTGGAATCTTTTGAATTGTATGCAGCCAAAACCGGGGAAGAAATCGTTGAAAGACAGCTTTATGATTTCATCGATAAAGGGGACAGGCACGTAGCCATCCGCCCTGAAATGACTCCAAGCCTTGCGAGGATGGTAGCAGCCAGATGTAAAGAGCTTCCGAGGCCTATTCGCTGGTTTTCTCTGCCAAACCTCTGGAGATATGAAGCTCCGGGTCACGGAAGGCTGAGAGAGCACTGGCAGTTAAATGTGGATGTTTTTGGAGAAAATAGCTTTCGGGCCGAGTTAGAAATTATACAGCTTGCCTGTGATATTCTCTTTGCATTTGGAGCTCCCAAGGGAAGCTTCCGGGTAAAAATATCCCACCGTAGAATCCTTTCCGACTTCTTTGAGAAAGAACTGGGCTTACAGGAAGAAAAATCTCAACCCCTGGCCAAGCTCTTAGATAAAAAGAATAAGCTGAAAGCAGAGGAGTTTGACGCAGAACTCTTAAAGATTCTCGATAAACCGGAAGAGCAAAAGGCTAAGATAGAAAGATACCTGCTGGCAGATACGAAAACCATCAACGAATTTAAAGGAATTTCAGCGGAAACCCTGAAAGAACTTCAGGAACTATTTTCAACACTCGATGCACTCGGTCTTTCTGAAATTGTGGATTTTGACCCCTCGATTATCCGGGGTTTTGACTATTATACCGGTTTCATCTTTGAGATTTTTGATACCGACCCCAAAAATCGCCGTTCTCTGTACGGTGGAGGAAGATACGACAACCTTATAGGTCTTTTTTCTAAAGAAGAGTTATCAGGTATCGGTTTCGGACTGGGGGATGTAACCCTCGAAAACTTTTTACGCAGCCATAAACTGGTTCCGGATTTGAATCGTTTTAAAACCGTATTTATTCCTCTTCTGGATGAAAAGACTTTTCTCGATACAATAAAGCTGGCTTCCAGCCTACGAAAAGCCGGGATCCAGACGGAAACTATGCTGAATCCGGGTATTAAGTTAGGAAAGCAATTCGGTATAGCTGAGAAAAAGGGATATAAGTACATCCTAATATTAGGTGAAGATGAAATTCGGCAGGGCAAGGTTCAGTGTAAAGATCTGGAGAAGGGAGAACAAAACGAATATAGCATGAGTGAAATTGTCTCTGTCTTGCAGGACAAGTTAAAACTTTGA